A genomic stretch from Bradyrhizobium sp. 195 includes:
- a CDS encoding extracellular solute-binding protein yields MAITRRDLLLTGTAAAALPALGSLGSVPVIGAARAQSASELPWRHALSLFGKVKYPADFKRFDYVNPEAPKGGVARQIAVGTFDNFNIVVSGVKGQVAGAVAFIYESLTTPSLDEVSTEYGALAEAVSHPDDFSYVTYRLRPQAKWHDGKPVTADDVIFSLDSFKKHHPMYSAYYSHVVKAEKVGEREVKFVFDAPGNRELPQIVGQLTVLPKHWWEGTDAQGRKRDVSATTLEVPLGSGPYRVKDFVAGRSIALERVKDYWGRDLPANVGRNNFDELRYEYFRDATVAIEAFKADQVDWRTENSAKNWATAYDFPAVTEKRVILEEFANRSSGVMQAFVPNLRRAKFSDPRVRRALNYAFDFEEMNKQIFYGQYKRINSYFDGIEDLMATGLPQGKELEILETVRAQVPPEVFTTAYSNPVGGSPEAVRDNLREALRLFKEAGYEVRDRKLTDVKTGAQFTLELLNSDPSFERITLFYKPSLERLGIAVSVRTVDPTQYENRTREWDFDIVTNSWGESQSPGNEQREFWSSKTADIAGSRNIAGIKNPAIDKLIERVIYATGRDDLVAATKALDRVLLWNHYVVPQWTYTKVRTARWDRFGRPAELPRYGQSGFPFIWWYDADKAARIAKKS; encoded by the coding sequence TTGGCCATTACCCGACGCGATCTCCTGCTCACCGGCACTGCTGCCGCAGCGCTTCCCGCCCTTGGTTCCCTGGGCAGCGTTCCCGTCATCGGCGCAGCACGCGCGCAATCCGCCAGTGAGCTACCTTGGCGCCACGCACTATCCCTGTTCGGGAAGGTCAAGTACCCCGCCGACTTCAAGCGCTTCGACTATGTCAATCCGGAAGCGCCGAAAGGCGGCGTCGCCCGCCAGATCGCCGTCGGCACCTTCGACAACTTCAACATCGTCGTGTCAGGTGTGAAGGGGCAGGTCGCCGGCGCCGTCGCATTCATCTACGAATCCCTCACGACGCCCTCGCTCGACGAAGTCTCGACCGAATATGGCGCGCTGGCCGAGGCCGTCAGCCATCCGGATGATTTCTCCTACGTGACTTACCGCCTGCGGCCGCAGGCCAAATGGCACGACGGCAAGCCCGTTACCGCGGACGACGTGATCTTTTCGCTCGATTCCTTCAAGAAGCACCACCCGATGTACTCGGCCTATTACAGCCATGTGGTAAAGGCCGAGAAGGTCGGCGAGCGCGAGGTGAAGTTCGTATTCGACGCGCCGGGCAACCGCGAGCTGCCGCAGATTGTGGGCCAACTCACGGTCCTGCCGAAGCATTGGTGGGAAGGGACCGACGCGCAGGGCCGCAAGCGCGATGTCTCCGCAACCACGCTCGAAGTTCCGCTCGGCTCCGGTCCCTACAGGGTCAAGGACTTCGTTGCAGGACGGTCGATAGCGCTGGAGCGCGTCAAGGATTATTGGGGCCGCGACCTGCCGGCCAATGTGGGCCGCAACAATTTCGACGAGCTGCGCTACGAATATTTCCGCGATGCCACCGTGGCGATCGAGGCTTTCAAGGCCGACCAGGTCGATTGGCGTACCGAGAACAGCGCGAAGAACTGGGCGACCGCCTACGACTTCCCGGCCGTGACCGAAAAGCGCGTGATCCTCGAGGAGTTCGCCAATCGCAGCTCGGGCGTGATGCAAGCCTTCGTGCCGAACCTGCGCCGCGCCAAATTCAGCGACCCCCGCGTGCGGCGTGCGCTCAATTACGCCTTCGACTTCGAGGAGATGAACAAGCAGATCTTCTACGGCCAGTACAAGCGCATCAACAGCTATTTCGACGGCATCGAAGATCTGATGGCAACCGGCTTGCCGCAGGGCAAGGAGCTCGAGATCCTCGAGACCGTCCGTGCTCAGGTCCCGCCCGAAGTCTTCACTACGGCCTACAGCAATCCGGTCGGCGGCAGTCCGGAAGCCGTGCGCGACAATCTCCGCGAGGCGCTGCGCCTGTTCAAGGAGGCCGGCTACGAGGTGCGCGACCGCAAGCTGACCGACGTCAAGACCGGCGCCCAGTTCACGCTGGAATTGCTGAACTCGGATCCAAGCTTCGAGCGGATCACGCTGTTCTACAAGCCGTCCCTGGAGCGGCTCGGCATTGCCGTCAGCGTGCGGACGGTCGATCCGACCCAATACGAGAACAGGACACGCGAGTGGGATTTCGACATCGTCACCAACTCGTGGGGCGAGTCGCAGTCGCCGGGTAACGAGCAGCGCGAGTTCTGGTCGTCCAAGACGGCTGACATCGCCGGCTCGCGCAACATCGCCGGCATCAAGAATCCGGCGATCGACAAGCTGATCGAGCGGGTCATCTACGCGACCGGTCGCGACGATCTCGTCGCCGCAACCAAGGCGCTCGATCGTGTACTGCTGTGGAATCACTATGTCGTGCCGCAGTGGACCTATACGAAGGTGCGCACCGCGCGCTGGGACCGCTTCGGCCGACCCGCCGAATTGCCCCGATATGGTCAGTCCGGTTTTCCGTTCATCTGGTGGTACGACGCAGACAAGGCGGCGCGGATCGCAAAGAAGTCGTGA
- a CDS encoding extracellular solute-binding protein, whose translation MTQMSRRHVLALGVGGALGASLGAWPLRGAHASEAGIEAHGISAFGDLKYPADFHHFGYVNPGAPKGGTFSLIPSTKSHNQSYQTFNSLNAFILKGDGAQGMDMTFSPLMVRASDEPDAMYGLAAKSVQISPDRLVYRFTMRPEAKFHDGTKLTAHDAAFSLTTLKAKGHPLIVVNMRDFVSAEAIDDATLVVTFAKGRARDVPLYVAGLPIFSKVYYSSRSFDESTLDIPLGSGPYKVGRFEVNRYIEFERVKDWWAADLPPCRGSYNFDVVRYEFYRDRDVAFEGFTGKSYLYREEFTSRIWATRYDFPAVKDGRVKMEVVPDDTPSGAQGWFINTRRDKFKDPRVREALINAFDFEWTNKTIMYGAYARTVSPFQNSDLMAGGAPPSPEELKLLEQFRSQVPDDVFTAPFTPPVTDGSGQDRSLLRKAQQLLNEAGVPIKDGKRMLPNGEVFKIEFLLDEPSFQPHHAPYIKNLATLGIEANIRLVDAVQYRARQDDFDFDMTIQRFSMSATPGDAMRSFFSSQVANTKGSYNLAGIANPAIDAMIEKIMAADTREELTVACRAFDRLFRAGRYWVPQWYNKTHRLAYWDQFGHPQKLPRYANGVGAPDIWWHEPAKAAKLEQAK comes from the coding sequence ATGACGCAGATGTCACGTCGCCATGTGCTGGCCTTGGGTGTTGGCGGCGCCCTGGGGGCGTCGCTGGGCGCGTGGCCGCTGCGTGGTGCGCATGCATCGGAAGCGGGGATTGAGGCTCACGGCATCTCCGCTTTCGGCGATCTCAAATATCCCGCCGACTTCCATCATTTCGGTTACGTCAATCCGGGTGCTCCGAAGGGCGGCACGTTCTCCCTGATTCCGTCGACGAAATCGCATAACCAGTCCTACCAGACCTTCAACTCGCTCAACGCTTTCATTCTGAAGGGCGATGGCGCGCAAGGCATGGACATGACGTTTTCGCCCCTGATGGTGCGGGCAAGCGACGAGCCCGACGCGATGTATGGGCTTGCTGCGAAGTCCGTGCAGATATCGCCCGACAGGTTGGTCTATCGCTTCACGATGCGGCCGGAGGCGAAATTCCACGATGGTACGAAGCTGACCGCGCATGATGCGGCGTTCTCGCTGACAACGCTGAAGGCCAAGGGCCATCCGCTGATCGTCGTGAACATGCGCGACTTCGTGAGCGCGGAAGCCATCGATGACGCGACGCTCGTCGTCACCTTCGCCAAGGGACGCGCCCGCGATGTGCCGCTCTATGTCGCGGGGCTGCCGATCTTTTCGAAAGTGTATTACTCGTCGCGGTCGTTCGATGAATCGACGCTGGACATTCCGCTCGGCTCCGGTCCGTACAAAGTCGGCCGGTTCGAGGTCAATCGCTATATCGAGTTCGAACGGGTCAAGGACTGGTGGGCTGCAGATCTGCCGCCCTGCCGCGGCAGCTACAACTTCGACGTCGTACGCTATGAATTCTATCGCGACCGCGATGTCGCCTTCGAAGGTTTCACCGGCAAGAGCTATCTCTACCGCGAGGAATTCACCTCGCGCATCTGGGCGACACGCTACGACTTCCCGGCCGTCAAGGACGGCCGCGTCAAGATGGAGGTCGTGCCCGACGACACGCCCTCCGGCGCGCAAGGCTGGTTCATCAATACAAGGCGTGACAAGTTCAAAGACCCGCGCGTGCGCGAGGCTCTGATCAACGCCTTCGATTTCGAATGGACCAACAAGACCATCATGTACGGCGCCTATGCCCGTACCGTGTCGCCGTTCCAGAATTCGGATCTCATGGCGGGCGGTGCGCCGCCTTCGCCGGAGGAGCTGAAGCTGCTGGAGCAGTTTCGCAGCCAGGTTCCGGACGACGTTTTCACCGCACCGTTCACGCCTCCTGTCACGGACGGCTCCGGACAAGACCGCAGCCTGTTGCGCAAGGCGCAGCAATTGCTGAACGAGGCTGGTGTGCCGATCAAGGATGGCAAGCGGATGCTGCCCAACGGCGAGGTGTTCAAGATCGAGTTCCTGTTGGACGAACCGTCCTTCCAGCCGCATCACGCGCCCTACATCAAGAATCTCGCGACGCTCGGCATTGAAGCCAACATACGCCTCGTCGATGCCGTGCAATACAGAGCGCGTCAGGATGACTTCGATTTCGACATGACGATCCAGCGCTTCAGCATGTCGGCGACGCCGGGCGATGCCATGCGCTCGTTCTTCTCCTCGCAGGTCGCGAACACCAAGGGCTCGTACAATCTCGCGGGCATCGCCAATCCGGCCATTGACGCCATGATCGAAAAGATCATGGCGGCCGATACCCGCGAGGAATTGACCGTCGCTTGCCGCGCCTTCGACCGCCTGTTCCGCGCCGGCCGCTATTGGGTGCCGCAATGGTACAACAAGACGCACCGGCTGGCTTATTGGGATCAGTTCGGTCATCCGCAGAAGCTGCCGCGTTATGCCAATGGCGTCGGCGCGCCCGACATCTGGTGGCATGAACCCGCCAAGGCCGCCAAGCTCGAGCAGGCGAAATAA
- a CDS encoding microcin C ABC transporter permease YejB, with product MSAYIARRILLMIPTLLGILFVSFVVVQFAPGGPVERVIAQLSGADTGGTSRISGGSDFAQRAPGQVGAGGDAINSKYRGAQGLDPDFIKKLEVQFGFDKPAPERFALMVWNFARFDFGKSYFRDVSVLQLIKEKLPVSISLGIWLTLITYLISIPLGIRKAVQDGARFDTWTSTILVLGYAIPGFLFAILLIILFAGGSFFNWFPLRGLTSDGWSQFPWYWKIIDYFWHLTLPLIAMGLGAFTTMTFLTKNSFLDEIRKQYVMTARAKGCSEGRVLYGHVFRNAMLIVIAGFPGTFIHAFFSGSLLIETIFSLDGLGLLSFESVLNRDYPVVFGTLYIFSLVGLVINLVSDLTYMWIDPRIDFEAREV from the coding sequence ATGAGCGCCTATATCGCCCGCCGCATCCTCTTGATGATCCCGACGCTGCTGGGGATCCTCTTCGTGTCTTTCGTCGTCGTGCAATTCGCGCCGGGCGGCCCGGTCGAGCGCGTGATCGCGCAGCTGTCGGGGGCTGACACCGGCGGCACGTCGCGCATTTCGGGCGGCAGCGACTTTGCGCAGCGCGCGCCCGGGCAAGTCGGGGCCGGCGGCGATGCCATCAACTCGAAATATCGCGGCGCGCAGGGACTTGATCCCGACTTCATCAAGAAGCTCGAGGTACAGTTCGGCTTCGACAAGCCGGCACCGGAACGCTTCGCACTGATGGTGTGGAATTTCGCCCGCTTCGATTTCGGCAAGAGCTATTTCCGCGACGTCAGCGTTCTGCAACTCATCAAGGAGAAGCTGCCGGTTTCGATCTCGCTCGGGATCTGGCTGACGCTGATCACCTATCTGATCTCGATTCCGCTCGGCATCCGCAAGGCGGTGCAGGACGGCGCGCGCTTCGACACCTGGACATCGACCATTCTCGTGCTGGGCTATGCCATTCCCGGCTTTTTGTTCGCAATCCTCCTAATCATCCTGTTTGCCGGCGGCTCCTTTTTTAACTGGTTCCCGCTGCGCGGACTGACCTCCGACGGCTGGTCGCAGTTTCCCTGGTACTGGAAGATCATCGATTATTTCTGGCATCTGACGCTGCCGCTGATCGCCATGGGGCTAGGTGCCTTCACCACCATGACGTTCCTGACCAAGAACTCGTTCCTGGACGAGATTCGCAAGCAATACGTCATGACCGCGCGCGCCAAGGGCTGTAGCGAGGGACGGGTGCTTTACGGCCACGTTTTCCGCAATGCCATGCTGATCGTGATCGCCGGCTTCCCGGGGACCTTCATCCACGCCTTCTTTTCTGGCTCGCTGCTGATCGAGACCATCTTCTCGCTGGACGGGCTGGGACTGCTCAGCTTCGAGAGCGTGCTCAACCGCGACTATCCCGTGGTGTTCGGCACGCTCTATATCTTTTCGCTGGTCGGCCTCGTGATCAACCTGGTCTCCGACCTGACCTATATGTGGATCGACCCCCGGATCGATTTCGAGGCGCGGGAGGTCTGA
- a CDS encoding ABC transporter permease, translating to MTITAPTPIETTTQSPLGEVVPITRKPFAPSPLNRRRWQNFKANRRGYWSFWIFIALFVVSLFAELIANDRPFLIKFDGRLYWPAFVTYSETTFGGDFETAADYRDPYLQKLIKEKNGTIVWPLIRYSYDTHNLDLPTPAPSPPTWMLTEKQCQSVVEKKGLKSCRDLEYNWLGTDDQGRDVVARLIYGFRISVLFGLCLTIVSSVIGIAAGAVQGYFGGRVDLIFQRFIEIWTAIPSLYLLLILSSVLVPGFFVLLGILLLFSWVSLVGLVRAEFLRGRNFEYIQAARALGVSNPIIMFRHLLPNAMVATMTFLPFIVSSSVMTLTALDFLGFGLPPGSPSLGELLSQAKSNVQAPWLGFSGFFSVASMLSLLIFTGEAVRDAFDPRKTFR from the coding sequence ATGACGATTACCGCACCGACGCCGATCGAGACCACGACCCAGTCCCCACTGGGGGAGGTCGTTCCGATCACGCGCAAGCCGTTCGCTCCTTCGCCGCTCAACCGGCGGCGGTGGCAGAATTTCAAGGCGAACCGCCGCGGCTACTGGTCGTTCTGGATCTTCATTGCGCTGTTTGTGGTCTCGCTGTTCGCGGAGCTGATCGCCAACGATCGGCCTTTCCTGATCAAGTTCGATGGCCGTCTCTACTGGCCCGCTTTCGTGACCTATTCGGAAACCACCTTCGGCGGCGACTTCGAAACCGCGGCTGACTACCGCGATCCCTATTTGCAGAAGCTGATCAAGGAGAAGAACGGCACCATCGTCTGGCCGCTGATCCGTTATTCTTACGACACCCACAATCTCGACCTCCCGACGCCGGCCCCGTCGCCGCCGACATGGATGCTGACGGAGAAGCAATGCCAGTCGGTGGTGGAGAAGAAGGGACTGAAGAGCTGCCGCGACCTCGAATACAATTGGCTCGGCACCGACGATCAGGGGCGCGACGTGGTCGCACGGCTGATCTACGGCTTCCGCATCTCGGTGCTGTTCGGCCTTTGTCTCACCATCGTTTCGTCGGTCATCGGCATCGCAGCGGGCGCGGTGCAAGGTTATTTCGGCGGTCGGGTCGATCTCATCTTCCAGCGTTTCATCGAGATCTGGACGGCGATCCCCTCGCTCTATCTTCTCCTGATCCTGTCTTCGGTCCTCGTGCCCGGCTTCTTCGTGTTGCTGGGCATCCTCCTGCTGTTCTCGTGGGTCTCGCTGGTCGGTCTCGTGCGGGCCGAGTTCCTGCGCGGGCGCAACTTCGAATACATCCAGGCGGCGCGGGCGCTCGGTGTCTCCAACCCGATCATCATGTTCCGCCACCTGCTGCCGAACGCGATGGTCGCGACCATGACGTTCCTGCCCTTCATCGTCTCGAGTTCGGTGATGACGCTGACGGCGCTGGATTTCCTCGGCTTCGGCCTGCCGCCGGGATCGCCTTCGCTCGGCGAATTGCTGTCGCAGGCCAAGTCCAATGTGCAGGCGCCCTGGCTCGGCTTCTCCGGCTTCTTCTCGGTCGCGAGCATGTTGTCGCTCTTGATCTTCACCGGCGAAGCCGTGCGCGACGCCTTCGATCCGCGCAAGACGTTCAGGTAA
- a CDS encoding ABC transporter ATP-binding protein codes for MDAINQPLLAVRDLSVAFHQGGATTLAVDKVSFQIKRGECLALVGESGSGKSVSALSILKLLPYPNASHPSGSIRFKGQELIDRSEQEMREIRGSDISIIFQEPMTSLNPLHTIEAQIGEIIQLHNPTSNAEARRRTLELLTQVGIPEPETRLKSYPHQLSGGQRQRVMIAMALANEPDLLIADEPTTALDVTVQAQILALLAEIRSRLGMSLLFITHDLGIVRRIADTVCVMKSGEIVEQGPVEQVFKTPKHPYTRDLLAAEPKPDPAPPQPDAPLVMSANDLKVWFPIKRGLMRKTVGHIKAVDGVSVAVRKGETLGVVGESGSGKTTLGLALLRLISSNGRIVFLGKDIQGLRFKEMRPFRRDMQIVFQDPFGSLSPRMSVADIIAEGLSVHQPTLSREEREARVVKALEDVGLKPDTRNRYPHEFSGGQRQRISIARAVVLEPDFVVLDEPTSALDMLFQAQMVDLLRELQRKRELTYMFISHDLRVVASLASHLIVMRGGKVVEEGQAAELFKTPKTDYTRALFAAAFRLETAGNGAAAT; via the coding sequence ATGGACGCGATCAACCAGCCCCTGCTTGCCGTTCGCGACCTCTCGGTGGCCTTCCACCAGGGCGGAGCCACGACGCTCGCGGTCGACAAGGTCTCGTTCCAGATCAAGCGCGGCGAATGCCTGGCACTGGTCGGTGAATCCGGCTCCGGCAAGTCCGTCAGCGCGCTCTCGATCCTCAAGCTCTTGCCCTATCCGAACGCCTCGCACCCCTCCGGCAGCATCCGCTTCAAGGGTCAGGAGCTCATCGACCGATCCGAACAGGAGATGCGGGAGATTCGCGGTAGCGATATCTCCATCATCTTCCAGGAGCCGATGACCTCGCTCAATCCGTTGCACACGATCGAGGCGCAGATCGGCGAGATCATCCAGCTGCATAATCCAACCAGCAATGCCGAGGCGCGCAGGCGGACGCTGGAACTGCTGACGCAGGTTGGCATCCCCGAGCCGGAGACGCGGCTGAAGAGCTATCCGCATCAACTCTCCGGCGGTCAGCGCCAGCGCGTGATGATCGCGATGGCGCTCGCCAACGAGCCGGATCTGTTGATCGCGGACGAGCCGACGACGGCGCTCGATGTCACCGTGCAGGCACAGATCCTGGCGCTGCTCGCCGAGATCCGCTCGCGGCTCGGCATGAGCCTGCTCTTCATCACCCACGATCTCGGCATCGTGCGCCGCATCGCCGACACCGTTTGTGTCATGAAGAGCGGCGAGATCGTCGAGCAGGGACCGGTCGAGCAGGTCTTCAAGACGCCGAAACATCCCTACACGCGCGATCTGCTCGCGGCCGAGCCGAAGCCGGATCCGGCGCCGCCGCAGCCGGATGCGCCGTTGGTGATGTCGGCCAACGACCTGAAGGTCTGGTTTCCGATCAAGCGCGGCCTCATGCGCAAGACGGTCGGCCACATCAAGGCGGTCGACGGCGTCAGCGTCGCCGTGCGCAAGGGCGAGACGCTTGGCGTCGTCGGCGAATCCGGCTCGGGCAAGACCACGCTGGGGCTGGCGCTGCTGCGGCTGATCTCGTCGAACGGACGCATCGTATTCTTGGGGAAGGACATCCAGGGCCTGCGTTTCAAGGAGATGCGGCCGTTCCGGCGCGACATGCAGATCGTGTTCCAGGACCCGTTCGGCTCGCTCTCACCGCGCATGTCGGTCGCAGATATCATTGCCGAGGGTCTGTCCGTGCATCAGCCGACGCTGTCGCGCGAAGAACGCGAGGCGCGCGTCGTCAAGGCACTGGAAGACGTCGGGCTGAAGCCCGATACCCGCAACCGCTATCCCCATGAATTCTCCGGCGGCCAGCGCCAGCGCATCTCTATCGCGCGGGCGGTGGTGCTGGAGCCGGATTTTGTCGTGCTGGACGAGCCGACCAGTGCGCTCGACATGCTGTTCCAGGCGCAGATGGTCGATCTGCTGCGCGAGCTCCAGCGCAAGCGCGAGCTTACCTACATGTTCATCTCGCACGACTTACGCGTCGTCGCTTCGCTCGCGAGCCACCTGATCGTGATGCGCGGCGGCAAGGTCGTCGAAGAGGGACAGGCCGCAGAGCTGTTCAAGACCCCGAAGACGGATTACACGCGCGCGCTGTTCGCGGCGGCGTTCCGGCTGGAGACGGCGGGCAATGGGGCTGCCGCGACGTAG
- a CDS encoding C40 family peptidase — MLDPKYDPRLTPARGDLAAKYLEGKVEADRFVTGEEFEVVEPVAPVREQPSSNAMLMTEALRGERVTVYDRNGEGWAWGQLNGDGYVGWLPDAALVKPSAAPTHVVGALRTFAFPGPSIKLPPAETLVMGSRLAVAREDGSFAVTRDGRYLPKSHLAPLDHREPDFVAVAERFAGTPYLWGGKSSLGIDCSGLVQVSLTASGIGCPRDSDMQLAGLGRALDPHERSSLLRGDLIFWKGHVAIVRDNRTMVHANAHHMTTVIEPIEPAIARIKQAGSEVVAIKRL, encoded by the coding sequence ATGCTTGATCCAAAATACGATCCGCGGCTGACGCCGGCGCGAGGCGATCTCGCCGCGAAATATCTCGAAGGCAAGGTCGAGGCGGATCGCTTCGTCACCGGCGAGGAATTCGAGGTGGTCGAACCGGTCGCGCCGGTGCGCGAGCAACCGTCTTCGAACGCGATGCTGATGACGGAGGCACTGCGCGGCGAACGCGTCACGGTCTACGACCGGAACGGCGAAGGCTGGGCGTGGGGCCAGCTCAATGGCGATGGCTATGTCGGCTGGCTGCCGGATGCGGCGCTCGTAAAGCCGTCGGCCGCCCCAACTCACGTGGTCGGCGCGCTGCGGACGTTTGCCTTCCCCGGTCCCTCGATCAAGCTGCCGCCGGCCGAAACGCTCGTGATGGGATCCAGGCTCGCGGTGGCGCGCGAGGACGGAAGCTTCGCCGTGACGCGCGACGGCAGGTATCTGCCGAAGTCCCATCTCGCGCCGCTCGATCATCGCGAGCCGGATTTCGTCGCGGTCGCCGAGCGCTTCGCCGGCACGCCCTATCTGTGGGGCGGCAAGAGCAGTTTGGGCATCGATTGCTCCGGCCTCGTTCAGGTCTCGCTGACAGCATCAGGCATCGGCTGCCCGCGCGACAGCGACATGCAGCTGGCCGGACTCGGCCGCGCGCTGGATCCGCATGAGCGGAGCAGCTTGCTGCGCGGCGATCTGATCTTCTGGAAGGGGCATGTCGCGATCGTACGCGATAATCGCACCATGGTTCACGCCAACGCGCATCACATGACGACGGTGATCGAACCGATCGAGCCGGCCATCGCGCGGATCAAGCAGGCCGGCAGCGAAGTTGTCGCGATCAAGCGGCTCTAG
- a CDS encoding leucyl aminopeptidase family protein, translated as MPSVFETSPTAIPINFVTKSSWDQVAETLPPPQRLFATACAFTAKPGAYLALPAPDGAIAQVLFGLEDEGARSRDLFRPGALPGLLPPGTYRFANAPHDARLAALAFALGCYRFARYRKADRPDVRLVPPDGIDATRIERIADAAMLARDLINMPSNDMGPAELAAAAQDLAAEFGASFACTIGAELETDFPLIHAVGMASSRAPRLIDIGWGDPDHPKVTLVGKGVCFDTGGLDLKPSSGMLIMKKDMGGAANVLALARMVMDAKLKVRLRVLIPAVENAVAGNAFRPLDIFTSRKGITVEIGNTDAEGRLVLADALALADEEKPDLLIDLGTLTGAARVALGPDLPPFYTNDETLAADLARCAVQENDPLWRMPLWPPYDAWLDSKTATITNAPSGGFAGSITCALFLQRFVEQARSWLHVDIYGWTPSAKPARPEGGECQAARAIYTLLSERYA; from the coding sequence ATGCCTTCTGTCTTCGAGACGTCGCCCACCGCCATCCCGATCAATTTCGTCACCAAATCGAGCTGGGATCAGGTCGCCGAGACGCTGCCGCCCCCGCAACGCCTGTTCGCCACGGCATGCGCCTTCACCGCCAAGCCGGGCGCCTATCTGGCACTGCCTGCGCCGGACGGCGCAATTGCCCAGGTGCTGTTCGGCCTTGAGGACGAGGGTGCAAGATCGCGCGACCTGTTCCGGCCTGGCGCCCTGCCGGGGCTCCTGCCGCCGGGCACTTATCGCTTTGCCAATGCCCCACACGATGCACGGCTGGCGGCGCTTGCCTTCGCACTGGGATGCTACCGCTTCGCGCGATACCGGAAGGCTGACCGTCCCGACGTCCGGCTGGTGCCGCCTGATGGCATCGATGCGACCAGGATCGAGCGGATCGCGGATGCCGCAATGCTCGCGCGCGACCTCATCAACATGCCGTCCAACGACATGGGGCCCGCGGAGTTGGCTGCCGCCGCGCAAGACCTCGCGGCGGAGTTCGGTGCAAGTTTCGCCTGCACCATCGGCGCAGAGTTGGAGACGGATTTCCCGTTGATCCACGCCGTCGGCATGGCCTCCAGCCGCGCGCCGCGGCTGATCGATATCGGCTGGGGCGATCCTGATCATCCCAAGGTGACGTTGGTCGGCAAGGGCGTCTGCTTCGACACCGGCGGGCTCGATCTGAAGCCGTCGAGCGGCATGCTGATCATGAAGAAGGACATGGGCGGCGCCGCAAATGTGCTGGCGCTGGCACGCATGGTGATGGACGCGAAGCTGAAGGTGCGGCTTCGCGTGCTGATTCCGGCCGTGGAGAACGCGGTCGCGGGCAACGCCTTCCGCCCGCTCGACATCTTCACCTCGCGCAAGGGGATCACGGTCGAGATCGGCAACACGGATGCGGAAGGCCGCCTGGTGCTCGCCGACGCGCTGGCGCTGGCCGACGAGGAGAAGCCAGACCTGCTGATCGATCTGGGCACGCTGACCGGGGCGGCGCGCGTCGCGCTGGGGCCGGATTTGCCGCCCTTTTACACCAATGATGAGACCCTTGCCGCCGACCTCGCGCGCTGCGCGGTGCAGGAGAACGATCCGTTGTGGCGCATGCCGCTATGGCCGCCTTACGATGCCTGGCTGGACTCCAAGACGGCCACCATCACCAACGCGCCATCAGGCGGCTTTGCCGGCTCGATCACCTGCGCGCTGTTCCTGCAACGCTTCGTCGAGCAGGCCAGGAGCTGGCTGCATGTCGACATCTACGGCTGGACCCCGTCGGCCAAGCCCGCACGTCCCGAGGGCGGCGAGTGTCAGGCCGCGCGCGCCATCTACACCTTGCTGAGCGAGCGCTATGCTTGA
- a CDS encoding tetratricopeptide repeat protein: MRQRFSLARLLASTSVVAALAMGLGGCTAMSKLSDVTGSVGGPRAEAAATDRAPTDPVRAVEVYGERYRANPKDADAALGYGQALRANGQRAQAAAVLEQATIANPGNKTLLALYGRALADNGNFQQAYDVLSKAHSPDNPDWHLLSVQGTALDQMGRHEEARSYYASALKIAPGDPGVLSNLGLSYMLSRDLPKAEEALRQAYASPRASTRVRQNLGLVVGLQGRFAEAETIVKADLPPDQAAANVAYLKDMLSRSEGPRGGPKRTPVASLSQPD; the protein is encoded by the coding sequence ATGCGTCAACGGTTCAGTCTTGCCAGGCTTCTTGCGTCCACGTCGGTGGTCGCGGCATTGGCCATGGGCCTCGGCGGCTGCACGGCCATGTCGAAACTCTCCGACGTAACGGGCTCGGTCGGCGGGCCGCGGGCCGAGGCCGCTGCCACCGATCGCGCGCCCACCGATCCGGTGCGTGCCGTCGAGGTCTATGGCGAGCGCTACCGCGCCAATCCCAAGGACGCCGACGCCGCGCTTGGCTATGGTCAGGCCCTGCGCGCGAACGGCCAGCGCGCCCAGGCCGCAGCGGTGCTCGAGCAGGCGACCATTGCCAATCCCGGCAACAAGACATTGCTCGCCCTGTACGGCCGCGCCCTCGCCGACAACGGCAATTTCCAGCAGGCCTACGACGTCCTGTCGAAAGCGCATTCCCCGGACAATCCGGATTGGCATCTGCTCTCTGTGCAGGGAACGGCGCTGGACCAAATGGGCCGTCATGAGGAGGCGCGCTCCTATTACGCGAGCGCGCTCAAGATCGCGCCGGGTGATCCCGGCGTGCTCTCCAATCTCGGCCTGTCCTACATGTTGTCGCGAGACTTGCCGAAGGCTGAAGAGGCGCTGCGGCAGGCCTACGCTTCGCCGCGCGCGAGCACCCGGGTGCGGCAGAATCTCGGTCTCGTCGTCGGTCTCCAGGGCCGCTTTGCGGAAGCCGAGACCATCGTGAAGGCAGATCTGCCACCGGATCAGGCTGCGGCCAACGTCGCCTATCTCAAGGACATGCTCAGCCGCAGCGAAGGCCCGCGCGGCGGGCCGAAGCGGACGCCGGTCGCCTCGCTCAGCCAGCCAGACTGA